In the genome of Mucisphaera calidilacus, one region contains:
- a CDS encoding restriction endonuclease, with protein sequence MARRTSQSDQNLDDLLDVLCLVPWWMGPPLIFLVWWLLHDLVPTLATDYWPGRDHELAKPGIQLLTTMSVTFSPVIAGVVGLVWVVALLKKMGRSRRLERQTGIESIRSLSWREFELLLGEAFRRQRYMVEDTGGVADGGVDLILSRRGQVTLVQAKQWKARKVGVKIVRELFGVQISRQAHDAIVVTSGDYTREARQFAASNGVKLVDGPVLERMIADVQRSGRVQPTPKTRSSSTKTATAAANPRCPKCGKPMVQRVAQRGANAGQAFWGCSGYPSCRATRRVG encoded by the coding sequence ATGGCGCGACGAACCTCACAATCGGATCAGAACCTCGATGATCTGCTGGATGTTCTGTGTCTTGTGCCCTGGTGGATGGGCCCACCACTGATCTTCCTGGTCTGGTGGCTGTTACACGATCTCGTGCCGACGCTGGCGACCGACTACTGGCCCGGGCGAGACCACGAGCTTGCGAAGCCCGGCATCCAGTTGCTGACCACGATGTCGGTGACCTTCTCGCCTGTTATCGCGGGGGTGGTTGGTCTTGTCTGGGTGGTAGCGTTGCTTAAGAAGATGGGGCGCAGCCGTCGGCTGGAGCGGCAAACGGGGATCGAGAGCATCCGTTCGCTGTCGTGGCGAGAGTTCGAGTTGCTGCTGGGCGAAGCCTTCCGTCGCCAGCGTTACATGGTCGAGGATACGGGCGGCGTCGCGGACGGCGGCGTCGATCTGATTCTCTCCAGACGTGGGCAGGTGACGCTGGTGCAGGCCAAGCAATGGAAGGCGAGGAAAGTAGGCGTCAAGATCGTACGTGAGTTGTTCGGCGTCCAGATCTCTCGCCAAGCGCACGATGCCATCGTCGTGACCAGCGGCGACTACACGCGTGAGGCCAGGCAATTCGCTGCGTCGAACGGTGTCAAGCTCGTCGATGGTCCTGTGCTCGAGCGGATGATCGCTGACGTGCAACGCTCCGGCCGCGTTCAGCCAACACCCAAAACACGGTCATCGTCAACCAAGACCGCGACGGCTGCCGCTAACCCCCGATGCCCGAAATGCGGAAAACCCATGGTGCAACGTGTCGCACAACGAGGAGCCAACGCCGGGCAGGCCTTCTGGGGTTGTAGCGGCTATCCCAGCTGCCGGGCCACACGGAGGGTGGGGTAG
- a CDS encoding BNR-4 repeat-containing protein, which produces MNSGNPRAIAALRVLTLLTLLSTNTLAENNTLPGYAGIWYGLGTPGPYGYKYSGGLGTYPQQHGTLATYAHQVNRTYFVYGSDSPDGLASAISYYDHTTGLLARPRVLTVPGGDDAHNNPTMTILEDGRLFVADNAHGFSRDSSFLISEQPWDISAFTTTLSLTRSGANFSYGNPYTIPGQGVLFLHTHYDLPPDGAERNLYWNTSPDGITWDHKWNLNLFPDHHRPLLSNLEKGQYQVSSQYGNVVGTAFNMHPASSPNGSGLNARTNLYYLQTPDAGRTWTAANGATVQTPLTDTINPALVAEYASAGLNVYLKQTTFDTQGNPVLVYLTADDYSPGPDRFDRTLHTARWTGSTWDIRDVLTTDHNYDQGSMVITQAEDGSEIWSILGPYLDGSSPWRTGGDLGYWQSDDLGQTWQLSRQPLPDAATHHTYVRNVNKAQDAFAFLWADGDPDTFSTSHLYFANADATRVYRMPLSMEHDFALPELVWAEEGCWPEPGDLNGDGVINANDIDSFIYATCASSGDLDTDGQVSQYDLDHLVTSILGTTFGDANLDRRVDLLDLSQLAASFGQTGGWADGDFDLNGIVNLNDLSILAANFGFDGTAVPEPSIPVLVAIMGLQRRRRL; this is translated from the coding sequence ATGAACTCAGGCAACCCCCGCGCGATCGCTGCGCTACGTGTTCTGACCCTTCTCACCCTGCTCTCGACAAACACACTCGCCGAGAACAACACCCTTCCCGGCTACGCGGGCATCTGGTACGGCCTGGGAACACCCGGCCCCTATGGCTACAAGTACTCCGGGGGATTGGGCACCTACCCCCAGCAGCACGGCACCCTCGCCACCTACGCCCATCAGGTCAACCGTACCTACTTTGTCTACGGCTCCGACTCGCCCGACGGACTGGCCAGCGCGATCAGCTACTACGACCACACCACCGGACTGCTTGCCAGACCCCGCGTGCTCACCGTCCCCGGCGGCGACGACGCCCACAACAACCCGACCATGACCATCCTTGAGGACGGCCGCCTATTCGTCGCAGACAACGCGCATGGCTTCAGCAGGGATTCGAGCTTCCTGATCAGCGAGCAGCCATGGGACATATCTGCCTTCACCACCACACTCAGCCTCACCCGCAGCGGCGCTAACTTCTCCTACGGCAACCCCTACACCATCCCCGGCCAAGGCGTCCTGTTCCTCCATACCCACTATGACCTCCCGCCCGACGGCGCCGAACGAAACCTTTACTGGAACACCTCGCCCGATGGCATCACCTGGGACCACAAGTGGAATCTCAACCTCTTCCCGGATCATCACCGCCCGCTGCTGTCGAACCTCGAGAAGGGGCAATATCAGGTATCGAGTCAGTACGGCAACGTCGTCGGCACCGCATTCAACATGCACCCGGCCAGCAGCCCCAACGGCAGCGGACTCAACGCCCGCACCAACCTCTACTACCTCCAGACACCCGATGCCGGCCGGACATGGACCGCCGCCAACGGCGCCACGGTACAGACGCCTCTCACCGACACAATCAACCCCGCTCTGGTCGCCGAGTACGCGAGCGCCGGACTCAACGTCTATCTCAAGCAGACGACCTTCGACACCCAGGGCAACCCCGTGCTGGTCTATCTGACCGCCGACGACTACTCGCCCGGGCCAGACCGCTTCGACCGCACGCTCCACACCGCACGATGGACCGGAAGCACGTGGGACATCCGTGACGTGCTGACCACAGATCACAACTACGATCAGGGATCGATGGTCATCACGCAGGCGGAGGATGGGAGCGAGATATGGTCGATCCTCGGACCCTATCTCGACGGCTCCAGCCCCTGGCGAACCGGTGGCGACCTGGGTTACTGGCAGTCCGACGACCTCGGCCAGACCTGGCAACTCTCCCGACAACCCCTGCCCGATGCCGCAACACACCACACCTACGTCCGCAATGTCAACAAGGCGCAGGACGCCTTCGCCTTTCTCTGGGCCGACGGCGACCCGGACACCTTCTCAACCTCGCACCTCTACTTCGCCAACGCCGATGCCACCCGCGTCTACCGCATGCCACTGAGCATGGAGCACGACTTCGCCCTGCCCGAACTCGTCTGGGCCGAAGAAGGTTGCTGGCCCGAGCCCGGAGACCTCAACGGCGACGGCGTCATCAACGCCAACGACATCGACAGCTTCATCTACGCCACCTGCGCCTCGAGCGGTGATCTCGACACCGACGGGCAGGTCAGCCAATACGATCTCGATCACCTCGTGACCTCGATTCTCGGCACCACCTTCGGCGATGCCAACCTCGACCGACGCGTCGACCTGCTCGATCTCTCGCAACTCGCCGCTTCATTCGGCCAGACTGGCGGCTGGGCCGATGGCGACTTCGACCTCAACGGCATCGTCAACCTGAACGACCTCTCGATCCTTGCCGCGAACTTCGGTTTTGACGGTACAGCGGTGCCCGAGCCCTCGATACCAGTGCTCGTTGCGATCATGGGCTTGCAGCGACGACGAAGACTGTGA